The following are encoded together in the Pedobacter sp. D749 genome:
- a CDS encoding LacI family DNA-binding transcriptional regulator, with protein MRFETSTIKDIAKALGLSTSTVSRALRDRYEISEETKKLVLAYAEKVNYRANPIARSLKERRSYSIGIIVSEIANNFFSQVINGIESIAYDKDYHVIISQSHESYKQEKLNVEHLASRSIDGLLIALSSETQDIDYLRHLYAKGLPIVFFDRVPEDFETHKVIANNFKGAFDATEHLILSGKRTIAHLTNSENLSITKERLAGYKAALIKYHIEFRPELVKYCQHGGMHSEELEEAVKELLPLKPDGIFISSDRLTTGCIMALKKTNPEVAHKIAIAGFTNSNLVELFSPSLTSVKQPAFEMGQVATELLISMIEAKRPVTEFETKVLDTELVKKR; from the coding sequence ATGAGATTTGAAACATCTACCATAAAAGATATTGCTAAAGCATTAGGGCTGTCTACATCTACGGTTTCCCGGGCTTTAAGAGACCGTTACGAAATTAGTGAGGAAACTAAAAAGCTGGTTTTAGCCTATGCCGAAAAGGTAAATTATCGTGCCAATCCGATTGCCAGAAGTTTAAAGGAACGCCGTAGCTATTCGATTGGCATTATTGTAAGTGAAATTGCCAACAACTTTTTTTCTCAGGTGATAAATGGCATTGAATCAATCGCCTACGATAAAGATTACCATGTTATTATTTCTCAAAGCCACGAATCGTACAAGCAGGAAAAACTAAACGTTGAACACCTGGCATCTCGTTCTATTGATGGTTTATTAATTGCACTTTCTTCGGAAACACAGGACATTGATTATTTAAGGCATTTATATGCAAAGGGTTTACCAATTGTATTTTTTGATCGCGTGCCCGAAGATTTTGAAACCCATAAAGTAATTGCCAATAACTTTAAGGGCGCTTTCGATGCCACAGAACATCTTATTTTATCAGGAAAAAGAACCATTGCCCATTTAACGAATTCAGAAAACCTTTCAATAACGAAAGAAAGGTTAGCAGGTTATAAAGCGGCTTTGATTAAATATCATATCGAATTTAGGCCCGAACTGGTGAAATATTGCCAGCATGGCGGTATGCACAGTGAAGAACTGGAAGAAGCGGTGAAAGAACTTTTGCCACTTAAGCCCGATGGGATTTTTATCTCGAGCGATCGTTTAACCACAGGTTGCATTATGGCCCTGAAGAAAACCAATCCTGAAGTGGCACATAAAATTGCGATTGCAGGTTTTACCAATTCTAATCTCGTCGAGTTGTTCTCACCATCCTTAACTTCAGTTAAACAGCCTGCATTCGAAATGGGGCAGGTGGCCACAGAATTATTGATTTCGATGATCGAAGCTAAAAGGCCCGTTACCGAGTTCGAAACCAAGGTTTTAGATACGGAACTGGTGAAGAAGCGCTGA
- a CDS encoding class I SAM-dependent rRNA methyltransferase, with protein MVEITLKKGKEKAALQRHPWVFSGALEKVKGKPEDGDVVKVFAFDNEFLAYGYFNSNSRVAVRLLEWDETQTIDHNWYQNRLQQAIASRQFILSEQTNTCRLVFSEADFLPGLIVDQYADFLSLQILSSGIEKVKTEIVEILKAELKPRGIFDKSDATARTHEGLPIENGLLWGENPPEFLEVKENGIIYHINIAEGQKSGFYCDQRDNRSILASYTKGKKVLDCFSYSGGFSLNSLANDAASITSVDSSGLAVETLKQNVALNKFDVNKVTTIQSDVNKQLRAFKDSGELFDVIVLDPPKYAPSRSALDRAARAYKDLNRLGMLLLEKGGLLATFSCSGAVDIETFKQIIAWAALDAGKEVQIIKQFCQPEDHPVRISFPEGEYLKGLLLRVL; from the coding sequence ATGGTAGAAATTACATTAAAAAAGGGCAAAGAAAAAGCGGCATTACAAAGACATCCATGGGTATTTTCCGGCGCATTAGAAAAAGTTAAGGGAAAGCCTGAAGATGGTGATGTAGTCAAAGTTTTTGCTTTCGATAATGAATTTCTGGCCTATGGATATTTCAATAGCAATTCGCGTGTTGCTGTTCGCTTGTTAGAATGGGACGAAACACAAACGATTGATCACAATTGGTACCAGAACAGGTTACAACAAGCCATTGCTTCACGTCAATTTATTTTAAGCGAACAGACCAATACCTGTCGTTTAGTTTTTAGTGAAGCTGATTTTCTACCGGGTTTAATTGTTGATCAATATGCTGATTTTCTTTCTCTTCAGATTTTAAGTTCCGGAATTGAAAAGGTTAAAACAGAGATTGTAGAAATACTAAAAGCAGAATTAAAACCCAGAGGGATATTCGATAAAAGTGATGCAACCGCACGTACCCACGAAGGTTTACCTATTGAAAATGGATTACTTTGGGGTGAAAATCCGCCAGAATTTTTGGAGGTAAAAGAAAATGGCATTATTTATCATATCAATATTGCTGAAGGCCAGAAATCAGGCTTTTATTGTGATCAGCGGGATAACAGAAGTATTTTAGCCAGTTATACAAAAGGTAAAAAAGTTTTGGATTGCTTTAGCTACAGCGGAGGTTTTAGTCTAAACAGTTTGGCAAATGATGCGGCAAGTATTACCAGTGTTGATAGTTCTGGTTTGGCCGTAGAGACGTTGAAGCAAAATGTGGCTTTAAACAAATTTGATGTAAATAAAGTTACGACCATCCAATCAGATGTGAACAAACAATTGCGTGCATTTAAAGATTCAGGAGAATTATTTGATGTAATTGTGCTTGATCCACCTAAATATGCGCCATCGCGTTCTGCATTAGACCGTGCTGCCAGAGCCTACAAAGATTTAAACCGTTTAGGGATGCTATTGCTCGAAAAAGGGGGCTTATTGGCTACTTTCTCTTGTTCTGGGGCAGTTGATATTGAAACATTTAAACAAATTATTGCTTGGGCAGCGCTTGATGCAGGCAAGGAAGTACAGATTATTAAACAATTCTGCCAACCGGAAGACCACCCGGTTCGGATTTCTTTTCCGGAAGGAGAATACTTAAAGGGATTGTTATTAAGGGTATTGTAA
- a CDS encoding carboxymuconolactone decarboxylase family protein, translated as MESRIDIPKVEPAAYQAMYGLEKYLSTSKLDPILLELIKMRASQINGCAFCLNMHSTDARKIGETEQRLYLLNAWRETTLFTAQEEAVLALTEEVTLISHHVSDATYQKAASFFNEQELAQLIMAIVTINAWNRLAITAKVMVG; from the coding sequence ATGGAAAGTAGAATTGATATCCCAAAAGTAGAACCTGCAGCTTACCAGGCCATGTACGGTTTAGAGAAATATTTATCAACCAGCAAACTAGATCCAATTCTTTTAGAACTGATTAAAATGCGTGCGTCGCAAATTAACGGCTGTGCATTTTGTTTAAATATGCACTCAACAGATGCCCGTAAAATAGGGGAAACCGAACAACGTTTGTATTTATTAAATGCCTGGAGAGAAACAACCTTATTTACGGCACAAGAAGAAGCTGTTTTGGCTTTAACCGAAGAAGTAACCTTAATTAGCCACCATGTTTCTGATGCAACTTATCAAAAAGCGGCAAGCTTTTTTAATGAGCAGGAATTAGCACAGCTAATTATGGCTATAGTTACCATTAATGCCTGGAACAGACTGGCCATTACCGCTAAAGTAATGGTTGGATAA
- a CDS encoding Crp/Fnr family transcriptional regulator: MVSALYKHINKFIDLSSDEQEILSPFLKSFPVKKKAFLLEQGQTCRANYFVVKGCLRLYFIDIKGAEQTTQFAIENWWITDLTSFLFQEQSEFYIQAAETTEVIAIEHHHYDEMFHKLPKLERYFRLILQKNHQASQRRIKFLYSQTAEERYRHFNSLFPEFVQRVPQYMLASYLGFTPEFLSKIRAKK; this comes from the coding sequence ATGGTTAGCGCACTTTATAAACACATTAATAAATTTATTGATCTGAGCAGCGATGAACAGGAAATTCTTTCACCGTTTCTCAAATCTTTTCCTGTTAAAAAGAAAGCTTTTTTATTAGAACAAGGGCAAACCTGTAGGGCAAACTATTTCGTGGTAAAAGGCTGCTTAAGGCTTTATTTCATTGATATAAAAGGTGCTGAACAGACCACTCAATTTGCCATAGAAAACTGGTGGATTACCGATCTAACCAGCTTTCTTTTCCAGGAACAATCTGAATTTTATATCCAGGCGGCTGAAACTACTGAAGTTATCGCTATCGAACATCATCATTATGACGAGATGTTCCATAAACTCCCTAAGCTTGAAAGGTACTTCAGATTAATCCTGCAAAAAAATCACCAGGCATCACAACGGAGGATAAAATTCCTTTATAGTCAAACAGCTGAAGAAAGATACCGCCATTTTAACAGTTTATTCCCTGAATTTGTACAGCGTGTGCCGCAATACATGTTGGCTTCCTATTTGGGTTTTACTCCTGAATTTTTGAGTAAAATCAGGGCGAAGAAATAG
- a CDS encoding GLPGLI family protein: MKTTLQYIILFAVIFISSDLFAQNVHFVQNGIIDFEKRSNMYALIQKKINKDNESYLNEAFEQYKKNNPQFKAAKSTLYFTKDKSLYKWPTVEETANNNWLASDVLADLKNTIATNFDQQSSTTQKSVYEDTYLVKDSIRKINWKITDETREIAGYECRRANAIIMDSVYVVAYYSNQIAVSGGPESFTGLPGMILGLALPHENVTWFATKVTEVAVPEKDLAPPTKGKPTDNKGLKAILLGAMKNWGEYAHPIYKAFSL, encoded by the coding sequence ATGAAAACTACACTACAATATATCATCCTTTTTGCTGTGATTTTTATTAGCAGCGACCTTTTTGCACAGAATGTACACTTCGTACAAAATGGCATAATTGATTTTGAAAAGAGATCAAATATGTATGCTTTGATCCAAAAGAAAATCAATAAAGACAATGAAAGCTATCTGAATGAGGCTTTTGAGCAGTATAAAAAGAACAATCCCCAATTTAAGGCTGCCAAAAGCACTTTATATTTTACTAAAGATAAAAGTTTATACAAATGGCCAACGGTAGAAGAAACGGCAAACAATAACTGGTTGGCATCTGATGTGCTGGCGGACCTGAAAAATACCATTGCCACAAATTTTGATCAGCAAAGCAGTACCACACAAAAAAGCGTATATGAAGATACGTACCTGGTTAAAGACAGTATACGTAAAATCAACTGGAAAATTACCGACGAAACAAGAGAAATTGCAGGTTATGAATGTCGTAGGGCAAATGCCATTATTATGGATTCGGTTTACGTGGTGGCTTATTACAGTAATCAGATAGCCGTTTCCGGTGGTCCTGAATCTTTTACCGGATTACCGGGAATGATTTTAGGTTTGGCTTTACCACACGAAAATGTAACCTGGTTTGCAACTAAAGTTACAGAAGTTGCCGTTCCGGAGAAAGATTTAGCGCCGCCTACAAAAGGAAAGCCGACTGATAACAAAGGTTTAAAAGCAATATTACTTGGCGCGATGAAGAATTGGGGCGAATATGCGCATCCAATATATAAGGCTTTTTCACTTTAA
- a CDS encoding TonB-dependent receptor has product MKPLLLSLFFFIFTTTYSKAQGLHTIKGRTIDTASTTLLSGTSIAILNAKDSTLVKFTRTAENGSFELNGIKNGKFILLVSYPKYADFVDHFTLDSTTQVKDYGKINLTGMAKILADVIIKGNRTAIKIKGDTTEFDPKAYNIEPNSKVEDLIKQFPGFQVDKDGKITAQGKSVPKVLVDGEEFFGDDPTLVTKNLRADMVESVQLYDKASDQASFTGIDDGEKTKTLNIKLKEDKKNGYFGKVQGGYGTKDFYQGQGMFNKFWGKKKFSAYGILGNNGTVGLGWDDRDKYSGSSGLTVSDDGGMYFNYSGGDDFDSYDGRYNGQGLPMARTGGLHFDNKWNKDKESLNTNYKIGSIRVKGSRNSISQNNLASGSQFSTSDEDFDNDMFRQKLDATYEIKIDTTLTMKVSVDGALKKSNTSNHYKTTTNGENDYFLNSSDRTITNEADDQNFNMNLLLTKKLKKKGRTLSLNLNQSINKNSSEGYLNSENKTRNIETGTILDSLTNQLKVNDITNNSFKLNAAYTEPISKTLTVIVNYGLTLMNGKSDRRSFNQSGSGRYDMLDTLYSNNFELNQTINQGGAIFNYKKGKTVINFGSKFSGVNFKQDDVYHNRTYTRNFINYMPQASYQYRFSQQKSLRINYDGNTNQPSLDQLQPVRVNNDPFNVVKGNQDLRPSFRSSINTNFNSYKVLTNQSIWLSGSYSFTSNPIISDVNTDGAGKSTYTYINFSDKMQTNFYLYGQIGRKIKFLDMNVGLNVDANGNSNYNYITTNQNRVLNNTKNYTFGGGLNVSKYKEKKYNFYVRFGPTYNISRVSVGSNSDGIGYTGYFYGNVQLPAKFEISSDGDYQYNGKTQVLNKSFERFIWNASLGKKFFKSESLKFSLTVNDILNQNVGFNRMATNTSISETRNTTIQRYLMFSVSWDFNKMGGGIKTQK; this is encoded by the coding sequence ATGAAACCGCTGTTACTCTCATTGTTCTTTTTTATTTTTACCACTACTTACTCAAAAGCACAGGGCCTTCATACCATTAAGGGCCGAACGATTGATACTGCATCGACAACGCTTTTATCCGGAACCTCCATTGCCATTTTAAATGCAAAAGATTCTACTTTGGTAAAATTTACCCGGACAGCAGAAAATGGCTCATTCGAGCTTAACGGAATTAAAAACGGGAAGTTTATCTTATTAGTTTCTTATCCTAAGTATGCAGATTTTGTAGATCATTTTACGCTCGATTCTACTACTCAGGTTAAAGATTACGGAAAAATTAACCTTACCGGGATGGCCAAAATTCTCGCTGATGTAATTATTAAAGGAAACAGAACAGCCATAAAAATTAAAGGTGATACTACAGAGTTTGATCCAAAAGCATATAATATAGAACCCAATTCTAAAGTAGAGGATCTGATTAAACAGTTTCCGGGCTTCCAGGTAGATAAGGATGGGAAAATTACAGCTCAGGGCAAAAGCGTGCCGAAGGTATTGGTAGATGGTGAAGAATTTTTTGGCGACGACCCAACGCTGGTCACCAAAAACCTGAGAGCAGATATGGTAGAATCTGTTCAGCTTTATGATAAGGCGAGCGATCAGGCTAGTTTTACAGGCATTGATGATGGCGAAAAAACTAAAACGCTAAACATTAAACTCAAAGAAGATAAAAAGAACGGTTATTTCGGTAAAGTACAGGGTGGTTATGGCACTAAAGATTTTTACCAGGGACAAGGAATGTTTAATAAATTTTGGGGCAAAAAGAAATTTTCGGCCTACGGCATTTTAGGCAATAACGGAACGGTAGGTTTAGGCTGGGATGATAGGGATAAATATAGCGGCTCGAGTGGCTTAACGGTGAGTGATGATGGCGGAATGTATTTCAACTATAGCGGGGGCGATGATTTCGATTCGTATGATGGCCGGTACAATGGTCAGGGTTTGCCAATGGCCAGAACAGGTGGTTTGCATTTTGATAATAAATGGAATAAGGATAAAGAATCATTAAATACGAATTATAAAATTGGATCGATCAGGGTAAAAGGTAGCCGGAATTCGATCAGCCAGAATAATTTAGCATCAGGTTCGCAGTTTAGCACTTCAGATGAAGATTTTGATAACGACATGTTCAGGCAAAAACTAGATGCGACCTACGAAATAAAAATCGATACCACCTTAACCATGAAAGTGAGTGTAGATGGCGCTTTGAAAAAAAGCAATACTTCAAACCACTATAAAACGACTACAAATGGAGAAAATGACTATTTCTTAAATTCATCAGATAGAACGATCACCAACGAGGCGGACGACCAGAATTTCAACATGAATTTGTTGTTAACCAAAAAACTGAAGAAAAAAGGGCGTACATTATCTTTAAACCTTAACCAATCAATTAATAAAAACAGTTCTGAAGGCTATTTAAACTCTGAAAACAAAACACGTAATATAGAAACAGGAACAATATTGGATAGTCTTACCAACCAGTTAAAGGTAAACGATATCACAAACAATTCGTTTAAATTAAATGCAGCCTATACCGAACCGATCTCTAAAACCTTAACGGTGATTGTGAACTATGGTTTAACGTTGATGAATGGAAAATCAGACCGAAGATCGTTTAATCAATCAGGAAGTGGCAGATATGATATGCTGGATACACTATACAGTAACAATTTTGAACTGAACCAGACCATTAATCAGGGTGGTGCCATTTTCAATTATAAAAAGGGTAAAACGGTAATCAATTTTGGTTCGAAATTTAGCGGAGTAAACTTTAAACAGGATGATGTTTACCACAACAGAACATACACCAGAAACTTTATTAATTATATGCCACAAGCATCGTATCAGTATCGTTTTTCTCAACAGAAATCGCTCCGGATCAATTATGACGGGAATACCAACCAGCCTTCACTCGATCAGCTACAGCCGGTTAGGGTAAACAATGACCCTTTTAATGTAGTTAAAGGAAATCAGGATTTAAGGCCATCATTCAGAAGCAGTATTAATACAAATTTCAACTCTTATAAAGTGTTAACCAATCAATCCATTTGGTTAAGTGGTTCTTATAGTTTTACCTCAAACCCGATCATTAGTGATGTAAATACCGATGGTGCTGGTAAGAGTACTTACACTTATATCAATTTTTCGGATAAAATGCAGACAAACTTTTACCTGTACGGACAGATTGGTCGGAAAATTAAGTTTCTGGATATGAATGTAGGTTTAAATGTAGATGCAAATGGAAATTCTAACTACAACTACATCACTACTAACCAGAACAGGGTATTAAATAACACCAAAAACTATACTTTTGGTGGAGGTTTAAACGTTTCGAAATACAAAGAGAAAAAGTATAATTTTTATGTCCGTTTTGGTCCTACATATAATATTTCAAGGGTAAGCGTAGGCTCCAACAGTGATGGTATAGGATATACTGGATATTTCTACGGAAATGTACAGTTGCCAGCCAAATTCGAAATATCTTCGGACGGAGATTATCAGTATAACGGTAAAACACAGGTGCTTAACAAAAGTTTCGAACGTTTTATCTGGAATGCATCGCTGGGTAAAAAATTCTTTAAATCAGAAAGCTTAAAATTCTCTTTAACGGTGAACGATATTTTAAACCAAAATGTAGGATTCAACCGCATGGCAACCAATACCAGCATTAGCGAAACACGTAACACCACCATCCAACGGTATTTAATGTTCTCGGTATCATGGGACTTCAACAAAATGGGCGGCGGCATTAAAACACAGAAATAA
- a CDS encoding DUF4153 domain-containing protein, producing MKLPSLQQLYNGFVNVIKRFPLQFIFAVAATICWCYYIHISDYRYHSEPNEKLEGHLIKAIAILNLALTLLLALDLISERNQYLPIKKWMLRLGGILICAVLYFSLDPANYSADLYRIFLFAFAIHLLVAFAPFIGHEKMNGFWQFNKALFLRFLTSALYSAVLYAGLAIALVAINGLFNADIRWQTYMTLFAIISAGFNTTFFLAGIPTDYKLLEEDQSYPRGLKIFTQFVLIPLVTIYLAILLIYELKIAVQWQLPKGLVSSLILGYSVFYRCCWFIRLKKQQEIIGLNYFRDSFMSC from the coding sequence ATGAAATTACCCTCTCTCCAGCAGCTATATAATGGATTTGTAAATGTAATTAAGCGTTTTCCCTTACAATTTATTTTTGCCGTTGCTGCAACTATTTGCTGGTGCTATTACATCCACATTTCAGATTACCGATATCATTCGGAACCAAATGAAAAACTCGAAGGCCACCTGATAAAGGCGATAGCTATTTTAAATCTGGCGCTTACGCTTTTATTGGCTCTCGATTTAATTTCTGAACGGAACCAATATCTACCAATAAAAAAATGGATGCTGCGCCTGGGAGGCATCCTGATATGTGCAGTACTATATTTCAGCCTCGATCCTGCAAACTATTCGGCAGATCTTTACCGTATTTTCCTATTTGCCTTTGCCATTCATTTGCTTGTGGCATTTGCTCCATTTATCGGTCATGAAAAAATGAATGGTTTTTGGCAGTTTAACAAAGCACTTTTTTTAAGGTTTCTAACTTCTGCGCTTTACTCTGCCGTGCTATATGCAGGTTTAGCAATTGCCTTGGTTGCCATTAACGGATTATTTAATGCGGATATCAGATGGCAAACTTACATGACTTTATTTGCCATTATTAGTGCGGGGTTTAATACTACTTTCTTTCTGGCAGGAATCCCTACGGATTATAAATTGCTCGAAGAAGATCAAAGTTACCCAAGAGGCCTGAAAATATTTACACAGTTTGTGCTTATCCCACTTGTAACCATTTACCTGGCAATCTTACTGATTTACGAACTTAAAATCGCAGTACAATGGCAATTGCCTAAAGGACTGGTATCGAGCCTGATTTTAGGCTATTCGGTATTTTATCGTTGCTGTTGGTTTATCCGGTTAAAGAAACAGCAGGAAATAATTGGATTAAATTATTTTCGAGATTCTTTTATGTCATGTTGA
- a CDS encoding DUF4153 domain-containing protein, which translates to MVYPVKETAGNNWIKLFSRFFYVMLIPLVVLLLLAVWKRVGHYGITESRYILTALALWLAGITIYFLFSKKQNIKVIPISLCIISLLATYGPQSAFSVSKFSQLSRLKRIMSSTKKEDIKERPAVIRYLVYTHGLKTLQSFTKRDLSKIEQKIDTSDTYRYSMKEKKVATALAIFKVRDERKYDEGVNIKLQNDENQVLNVKGYDYLIPIDQYPNENAIRLNGADLKIERSNLNVSLSINNQPSLHIDFKALFDQAVKAYQKGELKAIDKKQAYLYPAKLMTVSKNINGYQYTIVLTTLESTYYDDNRDDYFWNETTTYLLIKKL; encoded by the coding sequence TTGGTTTATCCGGTTAAAGAAACAGCAGGAAATAATTGGATTAAATTATTTTCGAGATTCTTTTATGTCATGTTGATCCCCTTAGTGGTACTTTTATTGCTCGCCGTGTGGAAAAGGGTTGGTCATTATGGTATTACCGAAAGCAGGTATATTTTAACGGCACTGGCACTGTGGCTTGCAGGTATAACTATTTATTTTCTCTTCAGTAAAAAACAGAATATTAAAGTTATCCCAATAAGCTTGTGCATCATTTCGCTTTTGGCTACATATGGTCCGCAGAGTGCTTTTTCAGTTTCTAAGTTCTCGCAGTTGAGCCGTTTAAAAAGGATAATGAGCAGTACGAAAAAAGAGGATATAAAAGAACGACCTGCGGTAATCAGGTACCTGGTCTATACTCATGGGTTAAAAACTTTACAGTCTTTTACCAAAAGAGACCTGAGCAAAATAGAGCAGAAAATCGATACCTCTGATACTTACCGTTATAGTATGAAAGAAAAAAAAGTAGCTACTGCTTTAGCTATTTTTAAGGTTAGGGATGAAAGAAAATACGACGAGGGTGTAAACATCAAACTTCAGAACGACGAAAACCAGGTTTTGAATGTTAAGGGCTACGATTACCTCATCCCAATTGATCAATACCCCAACGAAAATGCGATACGCCTTAATGGTGCAGATCTTAAAATAGAGAGAAGCAACCTAAATGTTTCACTATCAATTAACAATCAGCCGTCATTACATATCGATTTTAAAGCGCTGTTCGATCAGGCGGTAAAAGCCTACCAAAAAGGAGAATTAAAGGCGATTGATAAAAAACAGGCTTATCTATATCCGGCAAAGCTAATGACTGTTTCCAAGAATATTAACGGATACCAATACACCATTGTGCTTACCACATTAGAAAGTACTTATTACGATGATAATCGTGACGATTATTTTTGGAACGAGACTACTACTTATCTGCTCATTAAAAAACTGTAA
- a CDS encoding GIN domain-containing protein, producing MKTSIKNLFAAALVMVTLSSATVVAHATENNASYTALTNVRNISKIVVSGNVKLVLVQDAKESVEVYNQYYTKNALVQQHGEELRVSSFDKNTLTVIVRVNNLTAIEASNTASVSTAGNFNLLNLNIVLNDEASADIKANTVNLSTNIKDGTSLKLEGITDLHQAVMGVASRINMAGFTALESSIRLTGKSLLANNKSRYDDIQVSLLEKLF from the coding sequence ATGAAAACTTCTATCAAAAATTTATTCGCAGCAGCATTGGTAATGGTTACTTTAAGCAGCGCAACAGTTGTAGCACACGCAACAGAAAATAATGCCAGCTACACTGCATTAACAAATGTTAGAAACATCAGCAAAATTGTAGTTTCCGGAAACGTAAAACTGGTCCTTGTTCAGGATGCCAAAGAAAGTGTTGAGGTTTATAATCAATATTACACCAAAAATGCTCTGGTACAACAGCATGGTGAAGAACTTAGAGTTAGCTCTTTTGATAAAAATACCCTAACCGTAATCGTCCGCGTAAATAACTTAACTGCTATCGAAGCTTCAAATACTGCAAGTGTAAGTACTGCCGGAAATTTCAACCTGTTAAACCTAAACATTGTTTTAAATGACGAGGCATCAGCAGATATTAAAGCCAACACTGTTAATTTATCAACAAATATTAAAGATGGTACATCCTTAAAATTAGAAGGGATTACCGATTTACACCAAGCTGTAATGGGTGTAGCATCCAGAATAAACATGGCTGGTTTTACTGCGCTGGAAAGTAGTATCAGATTAACAGGAAAATCTCTTTTGGCCAACAACAAATCCCGTTATGACGACATACAGGTTTCTTTATTAGAAAAACTATTCTAA